The sequence below is a genomic window from Selenomonas ruminantium subsp. lactilytica TAM6421.
ATAGACCAGATTATGAGCTTGGGAAGTTTGTCTCCCAACTCAGTCTGGGACATGTCAAAGGCCATCGAACTGGCAACCATCGGATATTTAGCGGGCTACCTGACTTTGCGGGAAGCGTTGAATGTTTCGGTTACTGCAGGTAAGCGTATACAGAAATGTACCAGCAGTTGGGAAAACATGGGAATGGCCTATCTTCGTTATCTGAAAACCTTTGAAGGCAACTCCGAAAGGCTGAGAGCCAGCGAGGCAGCCTTTGAACAACTAAGGAACTCCTCGGATTCCCCTTATAAAGCGGTGTCGTTTGAAATGGAACTAAAAAAGACCTGGTAAATAGGGCTGTGGATTATGATAAAAGAGAGTAAATTACAGAAGTATATAATCAACAGGCGTGTGGCTGAAAAGCACAGCCGAGAAGAATGGCTTGACGTTCAAAAACAGCATGATGTTAAATTCCCTAGTGATTATATGGAATTCATTGATTCATATGGTGCCGGTGCGATAGATAACTTTCTTTGGATTCTTAGTCCGTGGACAGATAATGATAATTTAAATTTCTTTGTCAATATGAAGCAGTCGATGTGGGCTTATCACTATTTACATAAGGAGTCACCAGAAGACTATCCATTTGAGCTCTATCCTGCTGCAGAGGGACTCCTTCCATTTGGTTTGACAGATAATGGTGATGAGTTATACTGGCAGAATGCAGATGACAATCCAAATTTGTGGAAGTTGATTATATATGAAAGTAGATCAACTGTATATTACGAATACAATCTTTCCTTCACTGATTTTCTTGTAGGACTGTTCGTAGGAGATATTTCTTGTGAGATTTTACCAGAGGAATGGCCCAAGTACAAGAGAGTAATATTTATACCATGTTTAGATGCTGCAGGAGAGGAAAAACAGAAATTGACCACTTTACTAAAAAAGGAATTGGATATGAATATCGAAAAGAACGAGGAAATATTAAAGAATACATGCAAATTAAGAAATGAGTATGAAGTAGCGTTGTTTGAAAAAGCCATTGAGGAGATTTGTTCCACACAAAGAGCAGAGTATGTACTTAATTTATGTTCAGGCTTTGATGACGATACGGAAGATGAAGAGGTCATGTTTGGTCTCGTCCATGCCGTGGAGGAGCTAGGCGGAGATGATGGCCTGTATTGGACAGCTATGGGGCTGGAGAGAATGTGGAGAAATAAAAAGTGGTGTAAGATACTGCTCTATAGGATACTTAACTCTGATGAGGATAGAATAAAATATCCGGAAGTGATAAACAGGCTTCCTTGGCGGGAAAGAGACCGGAATATATCCTTATTAGCGGATATTCTCCATGAAGATAAAGAAATGTTTGCCGACAAGATAGATGAGGTTTTAAAAGATTGTTCTGTGGTCTATCAGATAAACAAGTACCCCAATGGTGAGATAATGGTTATTTATGACCAAAATGGAGCTGTATGGAATGGTGAACTGGATACGATATATGAGTCAGATAATGGGCTGGAAGATGATGAAAGCGGTTACGAAGAATATCAGGCCTGTTTGTTTAAGGTTATAGAGATTATAAAACCTGGCAAGAACGGTATAAAGGTAAATGACTGGGTAGAAATAAGTCGTCTTAATCCGCCGGAACAGATTTTTGATTCAAAAGGCCTGCAAATATGGGGACAGTCAAGGGGGGATAGACAGTGCTAGAACTAGAAAAGCGTGAAATAATCCTCCAAGGAATTGAAGCCGTTATAAAAGATATGGAAAACAGGTATTCATTTATAGAATTGGAAGGCGGTAGTCTTAATCTGATATATGTGAGATACAAAAAGGCATATCAAATAATAAAAGAACACAAGGAAGACGATTCGGTAATTTATATAAACGGTGGAATTCGTGCGTATTTGGACTCATATAGTGACTGGGATAATCCGTTGTTGGGTAAAATGGGAGATGTTGAGAAATTATATGATAAATACGTTATGAAACATCCGAAAACAAAATAATTATGCAGATGACTAATTCACAGATCACATATTGTGAAATGAGGGAGGGAAGAATGTGAAAGAAAGCACCTTTCGATATTACCCCAATATTT
It includes:
- a CDS encoding DUF1266 domain-containing protein: MEVQIQQEICPPPDSLTFADVDSKLLRWIEAEQAIVKVVNGWKCHKDDVQKQRKGRRYLLEKHEAGSRPQLIDQIMSLGSLSPNSVWDMSKAIELATIGYLAGYLTLREALNVSVTAGKRIQKCTSSWENMGMAYLRYLKTFEGNSERLRASEAAFEQLRNSSDSPYKAVSFEMELKKTW
- a CDS encoding Imm30 family immunity protein; amino-acid sequence: MIKESKLQKYIINRRVAEKHSREEWLDVQKQHDVKFPSDYMEFIDSYGAGAIDNFLWILSPWTDNDNLNFFVNMKQSMWAYHYLHKESPEDYPFELYPAAEGLLPFGLTDNGDELYWQNADDNPNLWKLIIYESRSTVYYEYNLSFTDFLVGLFVGDISCEILPEEWPKYKRVIFIPCLDAAGEEKQKLTTLLKKELDMNIEKNEEILKNTCKLRNEYEVALFEKAIEEICSTQRAEYVLNLCSGFDDDTEDEEVMFGLVHAVEELGGDDGLYWTAMGLERMWRNKKWCKILLYRILNSDEDRIKYPEVINRLPWRERDRNISLLADILHEDKEMFADKIDEVLKDCSVVYQINKYPNGEIMVIYDQNGAVWNGELDTIYESDNGLEDDESGYEEYQACLFKVIEIIKPGKNGIKVNDWVEISRLNPPEQIFDSKGLQIWGQSRGDRQC